A genomic region of Enterococcus sp. 12C11_DIV0727 contains the following coding sequences:
- a CDS encoding sensor histidine kinase has product MKKNRATLKQRKNTTQFQLTIRFIGLLISAVLILSLAIMGITVVELYESTEKQADLLEDSLKNSGGKDAKEWQKVLVENGSNDSSLYLVHVQLDTGEVIYSSEDAKEVFQKFSQMKQFLVFDRILWTSEIEPYYYASFQKDEAKVTLLVDMEDQFDLIGRIFSLTIFITLAVIILGSLITHRFSKNLSGSLVVMDEEINRLNVSDSKQQQLTIPKTPQEVQNISKSFNQLLEKQRMYLKREQQFVTDASHELRTPIAAVRGHVNLIKRRGKSHPEVIPTSLSYIDKESKRLESLVEKLLLLGRLDTQFNTEQLDLSLIIQQTINELKVMMTQEAVIKIETGIFLEGQVEHFYQITRNLVENAMKYTEASGTITVTLFSDEGTIQLIVEDSGMGIPDEEKAKVFERFYRVDQSRSSEISGTGIGLSIVKELVEKYQGDIAVTDVLPQGTRFAVTFKTQIK; this is encoded by the coding sequence ATGAAAAAAAATAGAGCGACTTTAAAACAACGGAAAAATACAACACAATTCCAATTGACCATCCGTTTTATTGGGTTACTTATCTCAGCTGTATTGATTTTAAGCTTAGCGATTATGGGAATTACAGTAGTAGAATTATATGAATCAACTGAAAAACAAGCTGATTTGTTAGAAGATTCTTTAAAAAATAGTGGTGGGAAAGATGCCAAAGAGTGGCAAAAAGTTCTTGTTGAAAACGGCTCTAATGATAGTTCTCTTTATTTGGTTCACGTTCAGTTAGATACTGGAGAAGTTATTTACTCTTCTGAAGATGCCAAAGAGGTATTTCAGAAATTTTCTCAAATGAAACAGTTCCTAGTATTTGACAGAATCTTATGGACAAGTGAGATCGAGCCATACTATTATGCAAGTTTCCAAAAAGACGAAGCAAAGGTGACGCTTTTAGTAGATATGGAGGATCAATTTGATCTTATCGGGAGAATTTTTTCGTTAACGATTTTTATCACGTTGGCTGTGATTATTTTGGGATCATTGATTACGCATCGTTTTTCTAAAAATTTAAGTGGTTCGTTAGTCGTTATGGATGAGGAAATCAATCGATTAAACGTTTCAGATTCGAAACAACAGCAACTAACCATTCCAAAAACACCGCAAGAAGTTCAAAATATTTCGAAATCATTTAACCAATTACTAGAGAAGCAAAGAATGTATTTGAAACGGGAGCAACAATTCGTAACAGATGCATCTCATGAATTAAGAACACCGATTGCTGCGGTTCGGGGTCATGTGAATTTGATCAAGCGTCGTGGAAAATCACATCCAGAGGTGATTCCAACCTCGCTTTCTTATATCGATAAAGAATCGAAACGGCTGGAAAGCCTTGTAGAAAAGTTGTTATTATTAGGTCGACTAGACACACAATTTAATACAGAACAGCTAGATTTGTCATTGATCATTCAACAAACGATCAATGAACTGAAGGTTATGATGACACAAGAGGCCGTCATTAAAATTGAAACAGGCATTTTTTTAGAGGGACAAGTAGAGCATTTTTATCAGATTACCCGCAACTTGGTTGAAAATGCAATGAAGTATACAGAGGCTAGTGGGACGATCACCGTTACACTTTTCTCAGATGAGGGGACAATCCAATTGATTGTCGAAGATTCTGGTATGGGCATTCCAGATGAAGAGAAAGCCAAAGTATTTGAGCGCTTTTACCGAGTGGATCAATCACGCTCTAGTGAAATTTCTGGTACAGGAATCGGATTATCGATTGTGAAAGAGCTCGTTGAAAAATATCAAGGGGACATTGCTGTGACAGATGTATTGCCTCAAGGAACTCGATTTGCAGTAACATTTAAAACACAGATAAAATGA
- a CDS encoding response regulator transcription factor, which translates to MKEIVILLVEDEASLANFVSEELRFEGYEVLQATDGEQALEIYEQNQENITMLLLDWMLPKYDGITVARRIRRTSQVPIIMMTARDQVTDKIIGLDAGTDDYITKPFDIEELLARIRVIIRRKEQLQKLQQEPVLFQYHDLTLDITKRVVKRYSEEIQLTQKEFELLAELIKHPEEVLSRDELLNAVWGYDYFGQTNTVDVYIRSLRNKMDYDPTGHLIQTVRGVGYALRKNNEKK; encoded by the coding sequence ATGAAGGAAATAGTCATTTTGCTAGTGGAAGATGAAGCAAGTCTCGCTAATTTTGTTTCGGAAGAACTTCGATTTGAAGGATATGAAGTACTACAGGCAACGGATGGTGAACAAGCGCTAGAGATATATGAACAAAATCAAGAGAACATCACGATGCTATTATTAGATTGGATGTTACCCAAATATGATGGAATCACTGTTGCAAGAAGGATTCGCCGAACAAGTCAAGTTCCGATTATCATGATGACTGCTAGAGACCAAGTAACAGATAAAATTATTGGGCTGGATGCTGGAACAGATGATTATATTACAAAACCATTCGATATCGAAGAGTTATTGGCTAGGATCAGAGTAATCATCCGCCGCAAAGAGCAACTACAGAAACTTCAACAAGAGCCTGTATTATTTCAATATCATGACTTAACGCTAGATATAACGAAACGAGTAGTTAAACGATACAGCGAAGAAATCCAATTGACTCAAAAAGAATTTGAATTATTGGCAGAATTGATCAAGCATCCAGAAGAAGTACTTTCACGGGATGAATTATTAAATGCTGTTTGGGGTTATGATTATTTTGGTCAAACCAATACGGTAGATGTGTATATACGTTCGCTAAGAAATAAAATGGATTATGACCCGACTGGTCATTTGATACAAACGGTTCGTGGAGTAGGCTATGCATTGAGGAAAAACAATGAAAAAAAATAG
- a CDS encoding HdeD family acid-resistance protein produces the protein MSNVMEQLRKYALLRGIFYIIFGLLIVINPRSVFQLAVYFISAYIAIMGVLNLYDGFKVKKATGTYGMSFLGGIVLLVIAGIVLVFAKGIVSILPIFLGLVIVIVGVTRAIQSVNLRTYVNVSWMPMLIYSVILIIAGLVLTFNPFSSLLVLFQLFGGILIFMGIGEIVSYFQLRNID, from the coding sequence ATGAGTAATGTTATGGAGCAATTAAGGAAATATGCACTTTTACGTGGAATTTTTTATATTATTTTTGGGCTATTGATTGTGATTAATCCAAGAAGTGTTTTCCAACTAGCCGTCTATTTTATTTCTGCTTATATTGCAATTATGGGCGTGCTAAATCTTTATGATGGGTTCAAAGTTAAAAAGGCAACGGGTACCTATGGAATGAGTTTTCTTGGCGGGATCGTTTTATTAGTCATCGCAGGAATCGTATTGGTTTTTGCTAAAGGAATCGTCAGTATTTTACCGATATTCCTTGGACTTGTAATCGTCATTGTTGGTGTCACTCGTGCAATCCAGTCAGTTAATTTACGTACCTATGTTAACGTTAGTTGGATGCCAATGCTGATTTATAGCGTGATTTTGATTATTGCAGGATTAGTGTTAACATTCAATCCTTTCAGTAGTTTATTAGTACTATTCCAATTATTTGGTGGGATCTTGATCTTTATGGGAATCGGCGAGATCGTGTCCTATTTCCAACTACGTAATATTGATTAA
- a CDS encoding MucBP domain-containing protein — MENKKKNFSKMKIVGTLIGLTALGIFSVTILFTTTNPILAKPENSLEKAMDKRAEQTTEKSTKKLQPRNYLAKSLDPVENEEGLKATPKVLTLKQNEAFPDLNSEAGLTKLFSERVIPQPEYGALYEYVTADGTPVNPSSETVGFQTIYVEITENYNLTSIRVPIPVTVTDLGTSFLLDDQIALQTDNTNGKIILYPNEIANKTAEQLQQLVKTKSNVRSWKLEDGIAVPVEVINTTISATSVGAYKAEFEITVGTGAQERKASIQKDVVVFGAVPQAFVSVAQNATLSLGTSPTNLFTKFQTVNNATATNAVYQFVDENGEALEKFDTTIVGFHWAYVKMTEKTDESVTTTIKVPINVTSADTTALLTNKVMVKSDATVILYPDETKGKSKEELIALIQSRAHLSAWNMSTGAAVPVSFTDTTTLNNSIGAYNGTIKVELDGVQATTTRNVTVFGANPQPFVSVAQNATLGLGTNPTNLFSKFQTVNSTIATNALYQFVNENGEVLEKFDTTTVGFRWAYVKMTEKNNDSVTTTIKVPINVTNGDTTALLANKVMVKSDAKVLFYPNETKGKSKEELITMIQANAHLSAWNMSTGAAVPVSFTDTTVVNNSVGSYTGTIKVELDGTSATTTRNVTIFGADVKSPYYFKVDQNKDMAMGTNAANIFSKYQSLNDATATSATYEWVKNPAGEPTEPANKFDTSKTGFRWGYIKMTDKKDPTVSTIIPVPITVTLDNQTVIVESKAGMSFNYLPFLNTSEIKGKTVPQIIQLLTKKLAPKAWDLMSGQELDARITKSMIVNSSRGSKEVSITITLGEQLLTYKFEVLVLPDQVFGENTLDGWRNVPLNSTDGVITNPLNNSKMGFPERGISVTSQKNEFGFIIKDGAGRGYVYSGGEGRVSDIPGVNKNPIYGTGWSRGSGIGYDAVTSKITSKYFLRKGNELKQILIDEPNQILYVYNLSLNRNLNFSVQLDMYNLSNSAKSFSMLESVDTDYYTDSVPIYALGNNSGFYIQPSSGKRFTIRLKDSRGNWLSDYTKYIAGAYGSIGVSGGFNYFGNDYMGTGSESKNYTTGQVIASNVDSAYQLGAPWKDIAPDSALNTGYEIFAGDELPYMQIKADPEVFNIYPDYVEDFKTSYKLSKIPTTTDHGTVYVTYPTGVEVTMPFSANSQKEFDSLLTIPRTGLPEQLNEEPGTIKHYDTSLLAINEAEGPYNGLPSQDYAVKINVYNLGAKPIPQIIKKGTAFNKKAAEIIQEPVILPGHTASYEYEGAMPDTSVTGLTSVMVRMTDANQPDKTTLIKVPVQVIDEIPPSKGLYIAANNFNSRPEPFQDLTESEINQLILKKSEAIAWDVATGSSKDIKLSVESTTLPQNPEQGTYKATLKATRGTETVKKTITIDIQSNQKVNVEFVDETGEPLHDKITFDKVIGTTIDLTEEKDVQKALESILAKNYQLVKKPDNETAIPVTSEESTVQYQFKGTLFVQSSPTFLNFGRKTLGIPFIKVEQAKYDKPLIVWDNRKNGGAWDLTATLKKPLTSQEDPSKILPSAIRYKINETETVILSENTTQPIAERTHESKGQYNVSNEWDKNESGLLLEVPSGEVLQAGGYRATILWQVEQTP, encoded by the coding sequence ATGGAGAACAAAAAAAAGAATTTTTCTAAAATGAAAATAGTTGGGACTCTCATTGGACTAACCGCACTTGGTATTTTTTCTGTCACCATTTTGTTCACCACAACCAACCCAATACTAGCGAAACCGGAAAACAGTCTGGAAAAAGCAATGGATAAACGTGCTGAGCAAACAACTGAAAAATCAACAAAAAAGCTCCAACCAAGAAATTATCTAGCGAAATCTTTAGATCCAGTGGAAAATGAAGAAGGGTTAAAAGCAACTCCAAAAGTGTTGACATTAAAACAAAATGAAGCATTTCCTGATCTCAACAGCGAGGCAGGTCTGACAAAACTTTTTTCTGAAAGAGTTATACCGCAGCCAGAATATGGTGCTTTATATGAATATGTCACGGCTGATGGGACACCTGTTAACCCTAGTAGTGAAACAGTTGGATTTCAAACGATTTATGTAGAAATCACCGAAAATTATAATCTAACCAGTATTCGCGTTCCTATACCGGTAACTGTTACGGATTTAGGGACTTCTTTTTTGTTGGACGATCAGATTGCCCTTCAAACAGATAATACAAATGGGAAAATAATTCTATATCCAAATGAGATTGCAAATAAAACAGCAGAACAGCTACAGCAATTAGTCAAAACAAAATCCAATGTTCGCTCGTGGAAGTTGGAAGATGGGATCGCTGTTCCAGTTGAGGTGATCAACACTACGATTAGCGCTACTTCGGTTGGTGCCTATAAGGCTGAATTTGAAATTACGGTTGGAACCGGTGCACAAGAGCGAAAGGCTTCAATTCAAAAAGATGTCGTCGTTTTTGGTGCTGTTCCGCAAGCCTTTGTATCAGTTGCTCAAAACGCAACATTGAGCTTGGGAACAAGTCCAACTAATTTATTTACAAAGTTTCAAACAGTAAATAACGCTACTGCAACCAATGCAGTGTATCAATTTGTTGATGAGAATGGTGAGGCGTTAGAAAAATTTGATACTACAATTGTCGGATTTCATTGGGCCTATGTCAAGATGACAGAGAAGACCGATGAGTCTGTAACAACGACGATCAAAGTGCCAATCAATGTGACGAGTGCCGATACCACCGCTCTATTAACGAATAAAGTGATGGTAAAATCGGATGCAACAGTTATTCTTTATCCTGATGAAACAAAAGGAAAAAGTAAAGAAGAACTGATTGCCCTGATTCAATCTAGAGCGCATTTAAGTGCTTGGAACATGAGTACCGGGGCGGCAGTTCCAGTATCGTTTACAGACACAACAACGCTCAATAATTCTATTGGTGCATATAATGGAACAATCAAAGTCGAATTAGATGGCGTACAAGCCACTACAACACGAAATGTTACGGTATTTGGTGCGAATCCTCAACCGTTTGTGTCAGTTGCTCAAAATGCGACATTAGGCTTAGGGACAAATCCAACCAATCTATTTTCAAAATTTCAAACGGTAAACAGTACAATTGCAACGAATGCACTCTACCAATTTGTTAATGAAAATGGCGAAGTCTTGGAAAAATTTGATACCACAACTGTTGGGTTTCGTTGGGCTTATGTCAAGATGACGGAAAAAAACAACGACTCTGTTACGACAACCATCAAAGTGCCAATAAATGTAACGAATGGCGATACTACAGCCTTATTGGCGAATAAAGTGATGGTGAAATCGGATGCGAAGGTCCTTTTTTACCCGAATGAAACAAAAGGGAAAAGTAAAGAAGAGCTGATTACAATGATCCAAGCAAACGCTCATTTAAGTGCTTGGAACATGAGTACAGGAGCAGCAGTTCCAGTATCATTCACCGACACGACTGTAGTCAATAATTCAGTGGGTTCATACACAGGCACGATCAAAGTCGAATTGGATGGCACGTCAGCCACAACGACTCGAAATGTCACTATTTTCGGTGCGGATGTGAAATCTCCCTACTATTTTAAAGTAGATCAAAATAAAGACATGGCAATGGGGACGAATGCCGCCAATATTTTTTCAAAATATCAGTCTCTAAATGATGCGACGGCTACTAGCGCCACCTATGAATGGGTCAAAAATCCAGCAGGTGAACCTACAGAACCTGCAAATAAGTTTGATACGAGCAAAACAGGATTCCGCTGGGGTTATATCAAAATGACAGATAAAAAGGATCCAACAGTATCGACCATTATTCCTGTTCCTATTACAGTGACACTCGATAATCAAACGGTCATTGTTGAGTCAAAAGCAGGGATGAGTTTTAATTATCTGCCATTTTTGAATACAAGCGAGATCAAAGGGAAAACAGTTCCGCAAATCATTCAATTACTCACCAAAAAACTAGCGCCCAAAGCTTGGGATCTGATGTCAGGACAAGAACTAGATGCACGAATCACGAAATCTATGATCGTTAATTCTAGTAGAGGATCCAAAGAGGTATCGATTACGATTACTTTAGGAGAGCAGCTACTGACTTACAAATTTGAGGTTTTGGTTCTGCCAGATCAAGTTTTTGGAGAGAATACGCTAGATGGCTGGAGAAATGTTCCTTTGAATTCTACGGATGGTGTGATTACCAATCCATTAAACAATTCTAAAATGGGCTTTCCTGAAAGAGGAATTTCTGTAACATCGCAAAAAAATGAATTTGGCTTTATTATCAAAGATGGTGCTGGTAGAGGCTATGTTTATAGTGGTGGTGAAGGAAGAGTTTCAGATATTCCAGGAGTGAATAAGAATCCTATATATGGAACTGGTTGGTCTAGAGGAAGTGGAATTGGATATGATGCAGTTACTTCAAAAATCACATCTAAATATTTTCTACGAAAAGGGAACGAACTGAAGCAAATTCTAATAGATGAACCAAATCAGATTCTCTATGTTTACAACTTATCCTTGAACCGAAATTTGAACTTTAGTGTCCAATTAGATATGTATAATTTGTCCAATTCAGCAAAGAGTTTTTCAATGTTGGAAAGTGTGGATACGGATTATTATACCGATTCAGTTCCAATCTATGCATTAGGAAATAATAGTGGTTTTTATATCCAGCCTTCATCAGGCAAACGATTTACGATTCGTTTAAAAGATTCCAGAGGAAATTGGTTATCAGACTATACTAAATACATTGCTGGAGCGTATGGGAGTATTGGCGTTTCTGGTGGTTTTAACTATTTTGGCAATGATTATATGGGAACAGGCTCTGAAAGTAAAAATTACACGACAGGTCAAGTGATTGCGTCGAATGTCGATTCAGCTTACCAGCTAGGTGCACCTTGGAAAGATATTGCTCCAGATAGTGCGTTAAATACGGGTTATGAAATTTTTGCGGGTGATGAACTTCCCTATATGCAAATCAAAGCGGATCCGGAAGTCTTCAATATTTACCCAGATTATGTAGAAGATTTTAAGACGAGCTACAAACTAAGTAAAATTCCTACAACAACGGATCACGGGACTGTTTATGTTACGTATCCAACCGGTGTTGAAGTTACAATGCCTTTTAGTGCAAATAGTCAAAAAGAATTTGATAGTCTGTTGACGATTCCGAGAACAGGCTTACCAGAACAGTTAAATGAAGAACCAGGGACAATCAAACACTACGATACGTCTCTACTCGCAATCAATGAAGCAGAAGGTCCTTACAATGGTCTACCATCACAAGATTATGCCGTAAAAATCAATGTATACAATCTTGGTGCTAAACCGATTCCCCAAATCATCAAAAAAGGAACAGCCTTCAATAAAAAAGCAGCTGAAATCATTCAAGAGCCTGTCATTTTACCTGGACATACGGCTTCCTATGAATACGAAGGCGCAATGCCGGATACTTCAGTTACAGGCTTAACTAGCGTGATGGTGCGGATGACGGATGCAAACCAACCAGATAAGACGACCTTGATCAAAGTGCCAGTTCAAGTGATTGATGAAATACCGCCATCGAAAGGGTTGTATATTGCAGCGAATAATTTTAATAGCCGACCAGAGCCTTTTCAAGATTTAACTGAAAGTGAAATCAACCAGCTAATTCTTAAAAAATCAGAAGCAATTGCTTGGGATGTAGCAACGGGTTCAAGTAAAGATATCAAGCTTTCTGTAGAATCAACGACGCTACCGCAAAATCCTGAACAAGGTACCTACAAAGCTACCTTGAAGGCTACCAGAGGAACCGAAACAGTCAAAAAGACGATTACGATCGATATTCAAAGCAATCAAAAAGTGAATGTGGAATTTGTCGATGAAACAGGTGAGCCCTTACATGATAAAATTACGTTTGATAAAGTAATTGGTACAACAATTGACTTAACCGAGGAAAAGGATGTTCAAAAAGCACTTGAAAGCATTTTGGCCAAAAACTATCAACTAGTGAAGAAGCCAGATAATGAAACAGCTATTCCAGTTACGAGTGAAGAAAGTACTGTTCAATATCAATTTAAAGGGACACTGTTTGTACAGTCTTCTCCGACTTTCTTGAATTTTGGACGTAAGACATTAGGGATACCCTTTATAAAAGTAGAACAAGCAAAATATGACAAACCATTGATTGTTTGGGACAATCGTAAAAATGGTGGCGCATGGGATTTAACAGCGACCTTAAAGAAACCATTGACTAGCCAAGAAGATCCAAGCAAAATTCTACCTTCAGCGATCCGTTATAAGATAAATGAGACAGAAACGGTTATCTTATCGGAAAATACGACACAACCGATAGCGGAAAGAACACATGAATCTAAAGGACAGTACAATGTAAGTAATGAGTGGGATAAAAATGAATCAGGCTTATTACTAGAAGTACCTTCTGGTGAAGTGTTACAAGCAGGTGGTTATCGAGCAACGATTTTATGGCAAGTAGAACAAACACCATAA
- a CDS encoding DUF916 and DUF3324 domain-containing protein produces MKKYSTCLLLMICLAFFFDPVTSWAKQDSTNLIDGLSYEVLYPENQKNKKLGYFDLAMQPGQEQKVSLKLYNSLSKELTVNVSLNTAKTNSIGKVEYGPNDLKADSSLTTDFIKIVKGPSKVVIPARSSKQLELMISLPKEMTPGLIAGGIQLQPVADSTMKDQGKKDIVVNEFAFLVGMLLRVGDTSSIKPELKLNKTYIAFKDGKSHLFVNISNSRPAYVEGMEVEVQVRKTNKQKVLFEYQKKDMRMAPNSVIDLPIDLADKGVSAGDYSAQISIISKTGDRWSWTEDFKVNVLEANSFNQQSVEHKSDSKPMLWMIVVIVGVCGLVFLSRYKLIKHKKHKRTETEKARK; encoded by the coding sequence ATGAAGAAGTATTCTACCTGTTTATTATTAATGATTTGTCTAGCATTCTTCTTTGATCCTGTTACCAGTTGGGCCAAACAAGATTCAACGAATTTGATCGATGGTTTATCGTATGAAGTGTTATATCCAGAGAATCAAAAGAATAAAAAACTGGGCTACTTTGATCTTGCCATGCAACCGGGGCAAGAGCAAAAAGTTTCTCTCAAACTATACAACTCATTGTCCAAAGAACTAACAGTCAATGTTAGTTTAAATACAGCAAAAACGAATAGTATCGGTAAAGTTGAGTATGGGCCCAATGATTTAAAGGCGGATTCTTCCTTAACAACTGACTTTATAAAAATCGTGAAAGGCCCATCAAAAGTCGTGATTCCTGCCAGAAGTAGTAAACAACTGGAGTTAATGATCTCTTTACCCAAAGAGATGACCCCAGGTTTAATTGCAGGTGGTATTCAATTACAGCCAGTAGCAGATAGCACGATGAAAGACCAAGGCAAAAAAGATATTGTCGTAAACGAATTTGCATTTTTAGTCGGAATGTTACTAAGAGTCGGCGACACTAGCAGCATCAAACCTGAACTTAAATTAAATAAAACATACATAGCATTCAAAGATGGTAAAAGTCATTTATTTGTGAATATTTCCAATAGTCGACCAGCATATGTCGAAGGGATGGAAGTAGAGGTTCAAGTAAGAAAAACAAACAAACAAAAGGTGTTATTTGAGTATCAAAAAAAGGACATGAGAATGGCGCCAAATTCAGTGATTGATCTTCCAATTGATTTAGCGGATAAAGGCGTATCAGCTGGAGATTATTCTGCTCAAATAAGTATCATATCAAAAACTGGTGATCGGTGGTCTTGGACAGAAGACTTTAAAGTCAACGTATTAGAAGCAAATAGTTTTAACCAGCAGTCAGTTGAACATAAATCAGATAGTAAGCCGATGTTATGGATGATTGTTGTAATAGTAGGTGTATGCGGACTTGTATTCCTTTCAAGGTACAAATTGATTAAACATAAGAAGCATAAAAGAACTGAAACTGAAAAGGCTAGAAAATAA
- a CDS encoding WxL domain-containing protein gives MKKILFTTLLASSALLIFAKPANAEVVGSEQTDLGIRFDTDGPVKPGPGPFKDNLALVWTPSKFDFGRQAATANIATYSNTVAGDQYIVVNDDRQGTETGSEGTRAVTTSAWKVSATLSKLVSKDSSATELPSKLTFTLGDPQSYDIGEVDPDTNDFLPNPIEGNLGTLADPNNIVVGKNVTLEAGNTTATNIIAKTQADAVKGGFATKLSDTKLTVTTGTGAAGKAFKASVNWSLDNTY, from the coding sequence TTGAAAAAAATACTATTTACAACATTACTTGCTTCATCAGCTTTGCTGATTTTTGCAAAACCTGCGAATGCAGAAGTAGTTGGAAGCGAGCAAACAGACTTGGGGATTCGTTTTGATACTGATGGACCAGTAAAACCTGGACCAGGACCATTTAAAGATAACTTAGCATTAGTATGGACACCATCTAAATTTGATTTTGGTCGTCAAGCAGCAACAGCGAATATTGCTACATACAGCAATACTGTAGCCGGAGATCAATATATTGTCGTGAATGATGACAGACAAGGAACTGAAACAGGCAGTGAAGGAACAAGAGCTGTTACAACTTCTGCTTGGAAAGTTTCTGCTACATTGTCTAAATTAGTTTCTAAAGACAGTTCAGCTACAGAATTGCCATCAAAATTAACGTTTACTTTAGGTGATCCACAATCATACGATATTGGTGAAGTTGATCCAGATACAAATGACTTCTTACCAAATCCAATTGAAGGAAACCTAGGCACACTTGCAGATCCTAACAATATTGTTGTGGGCAAAAACGTAACGTTAGAAGCGGGCAATACAACTGCAACAAACATCATTGCTAAAACACAAGCAGATGCTGTTAAAGGCGGTTTCGCTACAAAATTATCAGACACTAAATTAACAGTTACAACAGGTACAGGCGCTGCTGGTAAAGCATTTAAAGCTAGCGTGAACTGGAGTCTAGATAACACATACTAA
- a CDS encoding DUF916 and DUF3324 domain-containing protein — MRKINTIYAAIICVFSLFFFADHVSAADDDNNLGYTVTLVQPNTQIDPNKSYFYVKTTPGEAQTLEVRIKSTRKENVQIKIYGTNAITGDGGTIEYSDDKSYYDSTLKEPVTSMLKFPTPEITVGNYEEKTVKIQLTPSKEKYDGVKMGAIVFALDQGEKAKSGVSTEFSYRVGLITSQSGDEFNNAQTLNMISAKASIKRGKKMVLANLQNPEPKVLENLSIVGTMTKKGTDEVVKRKSVENYSMAPNSSFDFEMDWGIANLPSGTYTLKLDASNDYQEWQLSKEFTITNQQAKKMNEESAFKIITPTWIKITTIVLIIVVGVIMLLILVRRKKWAKQWKKIRIAKRKKQGSQKKKRKKINRKAGE; from the coding sequence ATGAGAAAGATTAATACGATCTATGCAGCGATCATCTGCGTCTTTTCATTATTTTTTTTTGCAGACCATGTAAGTGCTGCAGATGATGATAATAATTTAGGCTATACAGTGACACTTGTGCAGCCGAACACACAAATTGATCCAAACAAAAGCTATTTTTATGTGAAAACAACACCAGGAGAAGCACAGACCTTAGAAGTCAGAATAAAAAGTACGCGAAAAGAGAATGTACAAATCAAGATTTATGGAACCAATGCGATCACAGGAGATGGAGGAACGATCGAATATAGTGATGACAAATCATACTACGACTCGACCTTAAAAGAACCGGTCACATCGATGCTTAAATTTCCAACGCCAGAAATCACCGTGGGTAACTATGAAGAAAAAACGGTGAAAATCCAATTGACTCCGTCAAAAGAAAAATATGATGGGGTGAAAATGGGCGCCATTGTCTTTGCTTTGGATCAAGGCGAAAAAGCGAAGAGTGGTGTGTCAACCGAATTCTCTTATCGTGTTGGTTTGATCACTTCTCAATCAGGTGATGAATTCAACAATGCTCAGACGCTAAATATGATCTCAGCAAAAGCCTCAATTAAACGAGGCAAAAAAATGGTTTTAGCGAACTTGCAAAATCCAGAACCGAAAGTCTTAGAAAATTTAAGCATCGTAGGTACGATGACTAAAAAAGGCACCGATGAAGTTGTTAAAAGAAAATCCGTAGAAAATTATAGCATGGCTCCTAATAGTTCATTTGATTTTGAAATGGATTGGGGAATCGCTAACCTACCGTCTGGTACCTACACCTTGAAACTGGATGCCTCTAATGACTATCAAGAGTGGCAGCTTAGCAAAGAATTCACGATTACCAATCAACAAGCCAAAAAAATGAATGAAGAAAGTGCTTTTAAAATCATTACGCCAACTTGGATCAAAATCACGACGATCGTCTTGATAATAGTTGTCGGCGTGATCATGCTACTGATCCTTGTGAGAAGAAAAAAATGGGCCAAACAGTGGAAAAAAATCAGAATTGCTAAACGAAAAAAACAAGGAAGTCAAAAGAAAAAAAGAAAAAAAATAAATAGAAAAGCTGGTGAATAA